The Gammaproteobacteria bacterium DNA segment ACCTGTTGAAGGACGGCGGCATCACGTTCATCTCCGTGCCGAATCGAAGCAATCCGCCGTATCGCCTTTACAAATGGATCACCGAGCGGACGGGCCGCTGGAGCGTCGGCGAGGAGTACCCGTTCTCGCGCGCCGAGCTCGAGCGCTGGTGCGCGTCGTTCGGCGTCTCGGAGTTCGGCTTCTTCGGCGACTCGCTGTGGCGCTCGAAGAAGTTCTTGAATCCGCTGAAGTGGTTTCCGCGCCGGCGCAAGCCACGGCCGCCGGAGCGGACGGACGCGGCCGCCGCGCCGCCGGCCGCCACGCCCTCGCCGAGACCTTCGGGACGCCGTCGGCGGCGGCGATTGCCGCGTCCCGAGCGCGGCACGTGGCTCGACGCGTACTACAGCTACGCGCTCGTGCTGTGGGCTTCGAAGCCGTCCGTCCTCGATCCCTCGTAACCGTGTTCGCTCCGCCGCGATGAGCGGGCTGCGGTGATGAGCGGGGCGCCGGGCGATGCGAGCCGCGGCTCGGACATCGCCCGCCCGGCGCCCTCTCGAGCGGCCCTATTCGGCCGGCAGCGCGAAGCAGTAGAAGAGGCCGTCGCCGCCGGTGCTGACGAGGGCCTGCTGGCCGCATCCGCGCGAGTCGTGCGTGGAATTCCAGGCCGCGTAATCGTGATGACCGAGCCGCGCCTTGGCGCCGTCGTCGCTGCTGCTCGTCCAATTGTTGCAGGTCATGTCCTCGCCGGCGGGGTACGCCGTGCCGTCGGGCTGCGTGCCGGTGAGAATGTCGTGCCGATTCGGCGAGAAGCCGCTGCCGGGAATGCGGTTGCCGTTCTCGTCGAGCGCCGTGAGGGCGCTCAGCCGGTGTGCCATGCTGTGCAGCTCGTCGACGTTCGCGGCGATCCGCGCGCCTTCGGCGTTGAACCATGGACCGGGACCGATCCGGTCGCGGGCGTTCACGGCATCCTCTCCCTGCGTGCTGAGGTAAGCGCGCCACGTGCGGTCGCCGTGACCCGCGGCTTCGGCCAGCGCTTGGCAGTGAGCATCGGCGCCCTCGAGCCCACCGAGATTGCCGCCGTTGCCGGGACCTTCGCTCGTCACGAAGAACGACATCGGCCCCGTCGGCGGTTGGGCGAGACCGATGCTCGCGCCGAAGAGGCCGGCGATCGTAAGGCAGCCCATCATGATCTTTTGTTGCTCGTGCATATCTTTCCCCCGTTGGATGAATGGGTCCCGACGATACTAACCCAGGGGCGTCGAAGGACGGGCGTCGAACGAGCAGGGTCGGCGCAGCGGCGGCCGTCGGAGGAACGTCGAGCTAGCCGCAATCCCCCGTCGCCACGCCGCGCGTCGGATCCGTGATCCATTCGCTCCACGATCCGGCGTAGAGCAACGCCTCGTCGAATCCCGCAACGCGCAGCGCCAGGATGTTGTGCGCGGCAGTGATTCCGGACCCGCAGTAGCAGACGACGTCGCGGTCGCCGGCAACCCCGGCCGCCGCGAATTTCCGCCGCAGCTCGTCCGGCGGCTTGAAGTAGCCCTGTGCGTCGAGATTCGCGGTTGCCGGCGAGCAGCGCGCGCCGGGAATGTGGCCCGCGACCGGGTCGATCGGCTCGGTCTCGCCTCTGAAGCGCGGGCGGTCACGCGCGTCGAGCACCAGCTGCCGCGCGGCGTCGACGTGCTCCGCCTCGACGAGCCTCGTCAACGACGGCCGCCCGGTCCAGTCGCCTTCCGCGCGCTCGGGGGTCGGCACCTCCGCCGTGACGGGCAGGCCGCGCGACGTCCACGCGCGCCAGCCGCCGTCGAGCACCGCAACTCGGTCGTGGCCGTTCCACCGCAGCATCCACCACAGCCGTGCGGCGAACGCGCCGCCCGAATCGTCGTAGGCCGCGACCTGGGTGGCCGGCGAGATGCCGAAGCGGCGGACCTGCTCGATCCACTGCGTTTTCTCCGGCAGCGGATGGCGGCCGGTCTTGCCGGGGACACGCGGGCCGCTCAAGTGCCGGTCCACGTCGGCGTGGATTGCGCCGGGCACGTGGGATGCGAGATAGGCGCTTCGGCCCGCGTTCGGATCGGCGAGCGAGAAGCGGCAGTCGACGATCCGCCAGCTCGGGTCGTCGAGGTGCTGCGCGAGCACGTCGACGCCGATCAGGGTTTGGAGCGAGCAAGCGCGGCGGCTGTCGCGGGCCACGGGCTCAGCGCGCGCGCGGCTCGGCGTCGATACGCGCGATCCACCCCTCCGTGGCGCTCGACGCGGCCGGATAGCGCTCGAGCACGAGCGGGTCGTGGCCCGGGATCACGTGATCGGGCGAGCTCGCGAGCCGGCGCAGGGTCCGATAGCCCTCGAGCAGCTCCGCGAGGTTGTAGAGCACCGGGAACGCGCGCCCGGTCTCCATGTGCGCGTAGAAATGGGAGGCGTCGGATGCGAGCACGACGGTTCCGCGCCGCGTCGCGACCGTGACGCACTGCAAGCCTTTCGTATGGCCGCCGATCCGATGCACCGCGACGCCGGGCGCGATCTCGTCGACGCCGTCGTGAAAGTGCACGCGCCCGGCGAATACGCGGTGCACCATGCGTGCGACGTCGTCGGCCTCGAAGGCGTGGTTGATTTGCCGGTGGCACATCGAGCGCCCGGTGACGTACTCCATCTCGGCGTCCTGGACGTGAAAGCGGGCGTTCTCGAAGAGCGCGGCATTGCCGCAGTGATCGTAGTGCATGTGCGTGATCACGACGTCGCGGACGTCGTGATGACGGATGCCGAGCGCCTCGAGCCCGTGCTCGACCGGTTGCGTGATCGTGCGTCCCCGTCGGCTCGCGACGGCCGCGTCGAAACCCGTGTCCACGACGATCGTCCGGCCGTTCCCGACGATCGACCAGACGTAGTAGTCGAGCGGCATGTCGGAGTCGTCGTGCGGATCGCCGTCGATGAAGTTCCCGTGCGCTTTGCGCGCCAGGTGCGCGTACTTGACGGCGTAGATTTCGTAGATCGGCGCGCTCATGGGCTTGCGGCACGATTGTACTCGACGCCGGCGCGCGGAGCCCGACGTCGGGCTACCACATGGTGCTTGCCGGGACGCTCCGCGACAGGGATGTCGCGGAGCGAGCCCCCAGGGACGGGTTCACGGCGGTCCCGGCAAGCGCCATGCATGGATATTTGCGGGACGTCACCCCGGCGTGTCGCAGCCGGCCGCCCCGTCAGCGCACCAGCCGCTCGAAGCGGCCGGTGCGGTTGTACGGATCGGCGCCCGTATCCTCGTCCGCGGAGACCTCGAGCCTGCCGTCGAACGAGAGCGTGGCTTCGTCCGCGGCGGACCCGTCGGCGGGGTCCTCCGCCTCGGCAAGACCGGCCGTGCCCGGCGCAAGCTGTTTCGGTCGATGTTCGGCGTCCATCGTCCTGATCGTTTCGAACGAGCTCTGGTGCCGATCGAGTATATCGGCCCGCCGCGGCGGGACGTTCGCCGCTTGTCGGCCCGCGGCCGCCGCCGGTCGGGGCCGCCGCCGCTCGTCGGCCGAAAGACGACGCTCGTCGGATACGACGTCCTCAGGGCCGCCGCGGCTCGATCCACGTCGCGCGCCCCCGGGCGTACAGCTCGCCGTCGGCGCCGAATACGGCCGTGCCGGCCTCGTGCTTGCGGCCCTCGGACGCGATGGGCCACCCGACGACGACACAGCGCTCGCCGATCGCCGCGCGGCGGTCCACTTGCGCCGTGAGCTCGCCGAGCAGCATCGGCCGCATGTCGGGCGCGGCGGCCGCGAAGCCCGGGCAGTCGAGGGCCGCCCACATGAATTCCGAGCGCACGCGGCCGTCGCCGGCGTCGAGCGAAGGATCGGGTGTCCACGGCGCGGCGACGGCGGCGGGCCCGTTTTTGTACGGATCGAGCGCGCCGGCGAAAATCCGCAGGCCGTCCGCCGGCGCGCGCTCGGGCCCGCACACGAAGCACGCGGGCGCCGGGTGAGCTTGGAACCCGGCATAGCGGCGCGACGCCTCGACGGCCTCCGCGGCGGTCGGCGCCGCGGGCGGCACGAGCCCGTCGACGTCGCCGGGGCGCGCCCGCGCAAGGACGTCTGTGCCGAGACGCAGCTCGAGGAGACCGTCGTGCTCGCCGAGGATCATCGGCGTGTCGAGCGGCGGCGGCGCGAGCAGCCGGACCGTGACGGTACCGCGCGCGAAGCGCGCGATCAGGCCGCAGACGTACCCGCCGTTCGCGGACTCCCGCGGGCCGCAAAAGCGGCGCGCGACCGTGACCGTGTGCTGCATGCTTCGATTGTAAGGAACGCACCGCTAGCATGCCTGCGATGGCGACGACGGAAGAACGGCGCACCGCTTCCGGCCGCGTCCGCGGCGCGGCTCGCGATACGGTTGCGCTGCTCGCGCTGACCGGCGCCCTGTGGCTGATCCATGTCTTCGGCCGCGCGCTGCCGACCGCCGTGCTCGCCGCCGCCTGGGTCGCGCTCGCCGCGCTCATCGCGCGCGCCCGCTTCCGCCGCGCACGCGCCCGACGCGCCGCGTTTCTCGCCGCTTACGTCCGCCGGGAAAGCCCGCTCGCGCGGCGCCTGCGCGGAGGCTGGCTGATGGGCGCGCGCGAGGCGCTGCTCGGCGGCGTGCTCGCGTTGCTCCTCGCGGTCGCCGTGATTCGGTTGGACGATCCGCGCGCGTGGGTCGTGCTGATCGCCGCGGCGCCGATCATCGTGCTCGGCCGGCTCCTTGCCGCCGGAACGCTCGCCCCGCACGTCAGCGCGACGCACCTCGCGCACCTCTCGTGGCGGATCATGGGTGCGGTCGTCGGGACGGCGATTTGCGCGGTCCTCGTGACGCTCGCATTCCACGACGCCTATCCCGACCTCGGGTCCGTGAGCCTCGACCGGGCGGTCTGGCATCTCGCGGATCAGGAGCGGGCGCGGAGCGCTCCGGCCGAGATTCTGTTAAAACTGGCCGGAGCGAAGGACGGCCTGCGCCTCTGGCTCGCGCAGCAGCTGATGCCGGCGC contains these protein-coding regions:
- a CDS encoding class I SAM-dependent methyltransferase, translated to MIQRNTADLWNRVWTKPASVDKDLFRVAKEERLIRWQRIEAIVIARYGAFSNLSVIELGAGRGTNAALMAQRGAKVAVVDYSETALERSRRLFDSLGLRVELILQDALDLPARLCGRYDVSMSFGLAEHFLDEKRRAILKAHFDLLKDGGITFISVPNRSNPPYRLYKWITERTGRWSVGEEYPFSRAELERWCASFGVSEFGFFGDSLWRSKKFLNPLKWFPRRRKPRPPERTDAAAAPPAATPSPRPSGRRRRRRLPRPERGTWLDAYYSYALVLWASKPSVLDPS
- a CDS encoding lectin; translation: MSFFVTSEGPGNGGNLGGLEGADAHCQALAEAAGHGDRTWRAYLSTQGEDAVNARDRIGPGPWFNAEGARIAANVDELHSMAHRLSALTALDENGNRIPGSGFSPNRHDILTGTQPDGTAYPAGEDMTCNNWTSSSDDGAKARLGHHDYAAWNSTHDSRGCGQQALVSTGGDGLFYCFALPAE
- a CDS encoding sulfurtransferase, whose translation is MARDSRRACSLQTLIGVDVLAQHLDDPSWRIVDCRFSLADPNAGRSAYLASHVPGAIHADVDRHLSGPRVPGKTGRHPLPEKTQWIEQVRRFGISPATQVAAYDDSGGAFAARLWWMLRWNGHDRVAVLDGGWRAWTSRGLPVTAEVPTPERAEGDWTGRPSLTRLVEAEHVDAARQLVLDARDRPRFRGETEPIDPVAGHIPGARCSPATANLDAQGYFKPPDELRRKFAAAGVAGDRDVVCYCGSGITAAHNILALRVAGFDEALLYAGSWSEWITDPTRGVATGDCG
- a CDS encoding N-acyl homoserine lactonase family protein — protein: MSAPIYEIYAVKYAHLARKAHGNFIDGDPHDDSDMPLDYYVWSIVGNGRTIVVDTGFDAAVASRRGRTITQPVEHGLEALGIRHHDVRDVVITHMHYDHCGNAALFENARFHVQDAEMEYVTGRSMCHRQINHAFEADDVARMVHRVFAGRVHFHDGVDEIAPGVAVHRIGGHTKGLQCVTVATRRGTVVLASDASHFYAHMETGRAFPVLYNLAELLEGYRTLRRLASSPDHVIPGHDPLVLERYPAASSATEGWIARIDAEPRAR